A region of the Deltaproteobacteria bacterium genome:
CCGGCGCGCTGCCGCGTGCCGCGTCATTTGGGCGGCATGCGCAGCGCGCCGTCGAGTCGGATCGTCTCGCCGTTGAGATACGGGTTGGTGACGATCGCCTCGACCAGCCGCGCGAACTCGTCCGGGTCGCCGAGCCGCTTGGGGAACACGACGTCTTTCGTGAGCGCCTCGCGCGCGGCCGGCGGCAACAGCCCGAGCATCGGCGTGTCGAACACGCCCGGCGCGATCGCGACCACGCGGACGCCGACGGGCGCGAGGTCGCGCGCGGCCGGCAGCGTCATGCCGACGACGCCCGCCTTCGACGCGGCGTAGGCGACCTGGCCGACCTGGCCGTCGAACGCCGCGGCGGACGCCGTCTGCACGACGACGCCGCGCTCGCCCGTCGCCGCCGGCTCGGTCGCGGCCATCGCCGCCGCGGCCAGCCGCAGCACATTGAACGTGCCGACCAGGTTGATGCCCACGACCTGGCGAAACAGCTCGAGATCGTGGGGGTTGCCGTCGCGGTCGAGCGTGCGCCTGGCCCACCCGACGCCGGCGCAGCTCACCGCGATCCGCAGCGGCCCCAGCGCCCGGGCGCGGTCGATCGCCGCGCGCACCTGCGCCTCGTCGGTCACGTCGGCCTGCGCGAACTCGACCCCGTCGCCGAGTTCCCCCGCGAGCGCCTCGCCCCGGTCCGCGTCTCGATCGCAGATGACCGCCCGCGCGCCGCCGGCCACCAGTCGGCGGACCGTCGCCGCGCCGAGCCCGGATGCGCCGCCCGTGACGAACGCCACAGCGCCCTGCAGATCCATGGTCGCGTTGTATCACGGCGTCACGCGCGACGTCCGCCGCGGCTCCGCACGGGCGTCCATCCCGGTAGGATGCGGCCATGACCGCACTCGACGTCGCCGCCGTCCGCCGATTGTTTCCCGCGTTGGCCCGCACGCAAGACGGCCGCCCGGTCGTGTTCGCCGATGGTCCGGCCGGCAGCCAGGTTCCACAGCCGGTGATCGACGCGGTCGCCGGCGCGCTGCGCGACGGCGTATCCAACACGCATGGCGCGTTCGCCGCATCGCGCGCGCTCGACCGCCGGCTGGAGGACGCGCGCGCCGCGGTCGCGGACCTGCTGGGCGCCCCCGACCCCGCGTGCTGCGTGTTCGGCCCGAACATGACCACGCTCACGTTCGCGCTGTCGCGGGCGCTCATGGACCGGTGGGAGGAGGGCGACGAGATCGTCGTC
Encoded here:
- a CDS encoding SDR family NAD(P)-dependent oxidoreductase, whose product is MDLQGAVAFVTGGASGLGAATVRRLVAGGARAVICDRDADRGEALAGELGDGVEFAQADVTDEAQVRAAIDRARALGPLRIAVSCAGVGWARRTLDRDGNPHDLELFRQVVGINLVGTFNVLRLAAAAMAATEPAATGERGVVVQTASAAAFDGQVGQVAYAASKAGVVGMTLPAARDLAPVGVRVVAIAPGVFDTPMLGLLPPAAREALTKDVVFPKRLGDPDEFARLVEAIVTNPYLNGETIRLDGALRMPPK